One Aegilops tauschii subsp. strangulata cultivar AL8/78 chromosome 7, Aet v6.0, whole genome shotgun sequence genomic window carries:
- the LOC109784856 gene encoding short-chain dehydrogenase TIC 32 B, chloroplastic, with the protein MSAMLSSLRYLAGSAGPSGYGSRTTADEATLPAGDLSHITAIVTGATSGIGAETARVLARRGARLVLPARNLKAAEETRARILADLGDAGSGGGRVVVLPLDLSSLASVRRFVHRFLALRLPLNLLINNAGQYAERFAVSEDGVEMTFATNYLGHFLLTELLLPAMADTARATGVQGRVVNVSSTVHAWFAADAGDDGPLAYLHRVTRKATPYDPTRAYALSKLANVLHTTALAGRLREMGADVTANCVHPGIVRTRLIRDRAGLVTNTVFFLASKLLKTVPQAAATTCYAAVHPAVAGVSGRYFADCNEAAPSRLASSAEEASRLWSFSEAITAEKEKEESALPVTSFRFQVQSSNADRGMAIA; encoded by the exons ATGAGCGCCATGCTGAGCTCGCTGAGGTACCTGGCCGGCTCGGCGGGCCCGAGCGGCTACGGCTCGCGCACCACCGCGGACGAGGCCACCCTGCCCGCCGGCGACCTGAGCCACATCACcgccatcgtcaccggcgcgacctCGGGCATCGGCGCCGAGACGGCCCGCGTGCTGGCCCGGCGCGGCGCCAGGCTCGTGCTCCCGGCGCGCAACCTCAAGGCGGCCGAGGAGACCCGCGCCCGCATCCTCGCCGACCTCGGGGAcgccggctccggcggcggccgCGTCGTGGTGCTCCCGCTCGACCTCTCCTCCCTCGCCTCCGTCCGCCGCTTCGTCCACCGCTTCCTCGCCCTCCGCCTCCCCCTCAACCTCCTCAT AAACAACGCGGGGCAGTACGCGGAGCGGTTCGCGGTGTCGGAGGACGGCGTGGAGATGACCTTCGCCACCAACTACCTGGGCCACTTCCTGCTCACGGAGCTGCTTCTGCCCGCCATGGCGGACACGGCCAGGGCCACCGGCGTGCAGGGCCGCGTCGTGAACGTCTCCTCCACCGTGCACGCCTGGTTCGCCGCCGACGCCGGCGACGACGGGCCCCTCGCCTACCTCCACCGCGTCACCCGCAAGGCCAC GCCGTACGATCCGACGCGGGCCTACGCGCTGTCCAAGCTCGCCAACGTGCTCCACACCACGGCCCTCGCCGGCCGGCTCAGGGAGATGGGCGCCGACGTCACCGCCAACTGCGTCCACCCCGGCATCGTCCGCACCCGCCTCATCCGCGACCGCGCCGGCCTCGTCACCA ACACGGTGTTCTTCCTGGCGTCCAAGCTCCTCAAGACGGTCCCCCAG gcggcggcgacgacgtgCTACGCGGCGGTGCACCCGGCGGTGGCGGGGGTGTCGGGGAGGTACTTCGCCGACTGCAACGAGGCGGCGCCGTCGAGGTTGGCGTCCAGCGCCGAGGAGGCCTCCAGGCTGTGGAGCTTCTCCGAGGCCATCACCGccgagaaggagaaggaggagagtgCTCTTCCCGTCACCAGCTTCAGGTTTCAGGTCCAGAGCTCCAACGCCGACCGCGGCATGGCCATTGCATAG